A window from Drosophila subobscura isolate 14011-0131.10 chromosome O, UCBerk_Dsub_1.0, whole genome shotgun sequence encodes these proteins:
- the LOC117898945 gene encoding prolyl 4-hydroxylase subunit alpha-2-like isoform X2 — MANRLQDKSYACSTVALMKLLRVEDELVRNIRSYVAKLKNKHQLVHQALSSMRAKERHMKTDYEAYLGNPLNSFRLIHRLHRDWEQLVRYTSEAQQNERGHIEHAHRLRMLLPSALDLEEANRGIDSLVDIYELQPEDLAAGTLVPRDTQPAAALSPLDCLALGNYCKKERNDRRAEAWFNASLERYDEDRLEYVVFGLSRKSIHNSWGMLLMKSQQETAGMSHLNTEGEENSFSKDIRKHYDSQMMYKRACSAVFRAPAHLHCRYNSSTTAFARIAPLKMEELSHDPYMVLFHDVVYESEMDWLLNAKQLKASLVGHYQYSAFRTSKEQHFHEYYNEAVVKSIHRRLTDMTGLSLIESDALTLINYGMGGHYDLHHDSHNYSEPNQILIGDRIATVLLYVGEVDSGGATIFPYINVSVRPTKGSAVLWYNLDNTGEINAKAMHAGCPVVVGSKYVLTKWINEMRQLFLTPCIRNKISNPKSR; from the exons ATGGCAAATAGGCTTCAGGACAAGTCATACGCCTGCTCGACAGTGGCACTGATGAAGCTGCTGAGGGTAGAGGATGAACTAGTGCGGAACATAAGGAGCTACGTTGCCAAGCTGAAGAACAAGCACCAGCTAGTGCACCA AGCGTTGAGCAGCatgagagcgaaagagagacacatGAAAACGGACTACGAGGCGTACCTGGGTAATCCCCTGAACAGCTTTCGGCTTATACATCGCCTACATCGAGATTGGGAGCAATTAGTGCGCTACACATCAGAGGCGCAGCAAAATGAAAGAG GACACATTGAGCATGCACATCGTCTGCGAATGCTTCTACCTAGTGCCTTAGACTTGGAAGAGGCCAATCGTGGCATCGATAGCCTAGTGGACATCTACGAACTGCAGCCGGAAGACTTAGCCGCAGGCACTCTAGTCCCAAGAGACACGCAGCCCGCTGCAGCCTTGTCCCCACTGGACTGCTTGGCATTGGGCAATTATTGTAAAAAAGAACGGAATGATAGACGTGCCGAGGCTTGGTTCAATGCCTCATTAGAAAGGTACGATGAGGATAGGCTAGAGTATGTCGTCTTTGGCTTAAGTCGGAAAAGCATTCACAACTCTTGGGGCATGCTGCTCATGAAGAGTCAGCAGGAAACTGCCGGCATGTCACATCTGAACACTGAAGGGGAAGAGAATAGCTTCTCCAAGGATATTAGAAAACACTATGACAGCCAAATGATGTATAAGCGGGCCTGCAGTGCTGTCTTCAGAGCTCCAGCCCATCTGCACTGTCGCTACAACAGCTCCACGACAGCCTTTGCGCGAATTGCCCCACTGAAGATGGAGGAGCTGAGCCACGATCCGTACATGGTGCTCTTTCACGATGTTGTCTACGAGAGCGAAATGGATTGGCTGCTGAATGCCAAACAGCTGAAGGCATCTCTGGTGGGTCATTATCAGTACTCCGCTTTTCGAACCTCAAAGGAACAGCATTTCCATGAGTATTACAATGAAGCAGTGGTCAAGAGTATCCACAGGCGGCTGACAGACATGACCGGCTTGAGTTTGATTGAAAGCGATGCTTTAACGCTCATCAACTATGGCATGGGCGGGCACTATGACCTACACCACGATAGCCACAACTACAGTGAACCGAACCAAATTCTCATTGGCGACCGCATAGCCACTGTTCTCCTTTAT gTGGGCGAAGTGGACTCTGGTGGTGCCACAATATTTCCCTACATCAATGTGTCTGTCAGGCCCACGAAGGGATCTGCTGTCTTATGGTACAACTTGGACAACACCGGCGAAATTAATGCCAAGGCAATGCACGCGGGATGCCCAGTGGTAGTTGGCTCCAAATACG
- the LOC117898945 gene encoding prolyl 4-hydroxylase subunit alpha-2-like isoform X1, whose product MCTLSVSITLFAFCLICGNAMANRLQDKSYACSTVALMKLLRVEDELVRNIRSYVAKLKNKHQLVHQALSSMRAKERHMKTDYEAYLGNPLNSFRLIHRLHRDWEQLVRYTSEAQQNERGHIEHAHRLRMLLPSALDLEEANRGIDSLVDIYELQPEDLAAGTLVPRDTQPAAALSPLDCLALGNYCKKERNDRRAEAWFNASLERYDEDRLEYVVFGLSRKSIHNSWGMLLMKSQQETAGMSHLNTEGEENSFSKDIRKHYDSQMMYKRACSAVFRAPAHLHCRYNSSTTAFARIAPLKMEELSHDPYMVLFHDVVYESEMDWLLNAKQLKASLVGHYQYSAFRTSKEQHFHEYYNEAVVKSIHRRLTDMTGLSLIESDALTLINYGMGGHYDLHHDSHNYSEPNQILIGDRIATVLLYVGEVDSGGATIFPYINVSVRPTKGSAVLWYNLDNTGEINAKAMHAGCPVVVGSKYVLTKWINEMRQLFLTPCIRNKISNPKSR is encoded by the exons ATGTGTACTTTAAGTGTATCCATAACCCTGTTCGCATTTTGTTTGATCTGTGGAAATGCAATGGCAAATAGGCTTCAGGACAAGTCATACGCCTGCTCGACAGTGGCACTGATGAAGCTGCTGAGGGTAGAGGATGAACTAGTGCGGAACATAAGGAGCTACGTTGCCAAGCTGAAGAACAAGCACCAGCTAGTGCACCA AGCGTTGAGCAGCatgagagcgaaagagagacacatGAAAACGGACTACGAGGCGTACCTGGGTAATCCCCTGAACAGCTTTCGGCTTATACATCGCCTACATCGAGATTGGGAGCAATTAGTGCGCTACACATCAGAGGCGCAGCAAAATGAAAGAG GACACATTGAGCATGCACATCGTCTGCGAATGCTTCTACCTAGTGCCTTAGACTTGGAAGAGGCCAATCGTGGCATCGATAGCCTAGTGGACATCTACGAACTGCAGCCGGAAGACTTAGCCGCAGGCACTCTAGTCCCAAGAGACACGCAGCCCGCTGCAGCCTTGTCCCCACTGGACTGCTTGGCATTGGGCAATTATTGTAAAAAAGAACGGAATGATAGACGTGCCGAGGCTTGGTTCAATGCCTCATTAGAAAGGTACGATGAGGATAGGCTAGAGTATGTCGTCTTTGGCTTAAGTCGGAAAAGCATTCACAACTCTTGGGGCATGCTGCTCATGAAGAGTCAGCAGGAAACTGCCGGCATGTCACATCTGAACACTGAAGGGGAAGAGAATAGCTTCTCCAAGGATATTAGAAAACACTATGACAGCCAAATGATGTATAAGCGGGCCTGCAGTGCTGTCTTCAGAGCTCCAGCCCATCTGCACTGTCGCTACAACAGCTCCACGACAGCCTTTGCGCGAATTGCCCCACTGAAGATGGAGGAGCTGAGCCACGATCCGTACATGGTGCTCTTTCACGATGTTGTCTACGAGAGCGAAATGGATTGGCTGCTGAATGCCAAACAGCTGAAGGCATCTCTGGTGGGTCATTATCAGTACTCCGCTTTTCGAACCTCAAAGGAACAGCATTTCCATGAGTATTACAATGAAGCAGTGGTCAAGAGTATCCACAGGCGGCTGACAGACATGACCGGCTTGAGTTTGATTGAAAGCGATGCTTTAACGCTCATCAACTATGGCATGGGCGGGCACTATGACCTACACCACGATAGCCACAACTACAGTGAACCGAACCAAATTCTCATTGGCGACCGCATAGCCACTGTTCTCCTTTAT gTGGGCGAAGTGGACTCTGGTGGTGCCACAATATTTCCCTACATCAATGTGTCTGTCAGGCCCACGAAGGGATCTGCTGTCTTATGGTACAACTTGGACAACACCGGCGAAATTAATGCCAAGGCAATGCACGCGGGATGCCCAGTGGTAGTTGGCTCCAAATACG
- the LOC117898944 gene encoding prolyl 4-hydroxylase subunit alpha-3-like, whose translation MSGFGLKIVVFLLAQAVSLGLVWNQLELEETEALLIENLKHHVLQLRQRHQLIRKSLVQLRAESVSVHQDFEVHLSVPHRALALIRRLHDDWPKWMVYLNATKAGAGQIRVAKELRQRLPKREDLIKAAGDVHGLQIIHNLVPQDPYFRPLNSRDCLTLGKYLAHLKNHQYAEDWLKLSLKLYRASGESNKYRSIYKDSQHGNLLYHLGAAKYAQNPSDGDAVKLMAKAYELTPHDEPILAHAESVLEQRSYFDGCRGAFPIKSHHPSIHCRYQNEQSAFSRLATLKLEILSHDPYVVIYHDVLYDSEMQGLIDSTHRRMSRSMVQYEARQIEISEQRTSNEAPFTEKNDPQLLKRISDRIKDMTGSDMMRSELLSVVLYDLGGHHDLHVDYHDLYWNPLEYMDQTFGDREASVIFYLNDVADGGATVFPKLQLVMQPKKGSALMWHNLRAWGEGDPRTQHAACPILQGYKWVAVQWILQGARNTISPKDALGSRSAAVDREKLF comes from the exons ATGAGTGGATTCGGTCTCAAGATTGTGGTCTTTCTGTTGGCCCAAGCGGTGTCCCTTGGCTTGGTGTGGAATCAGCTGGAACTGGAAGAAACGGAGGCGCTGCTTATTGAAAATTTGAAGCACCATGTGTTGCAGCTAAGGCAGAGGCATCAATTGATCAGAAA atcacttgttcaattgcGTGCGGAAAGCGTCAGCGTTCATCAAGACTTTGAGGTGCACTTGTCGGTTCCACACCGGGCATTGGCGCTAATACGACGTCTTCATGACGACTGGCCCAAGTGGATGGTGTATCTcaatgccacaaaagcaggagcag GCCAAATCAGAGTTGCCAAAGAACTGCGTCAAAGATTACCCAAAAGAGAAGATCTCATAAAAGCAGCTGGGGATGTTCATGGACTGCAAATAATTCACAATCTTGTGCCACAAGATCCATATTT CCGCCCATTAAATTCAAGGGACTGTCTGACCCTGGGAAAATATCTGGCACATCTGAAAAATCACCAATATGCAGAGGACTGGCTGAAGCTATCCCTGAAGCTGTACAGAGCTTCTGGTGAATCGAATAAGTACAGATCTATTTACAAGGACTCGCAACACGGGAATCTACTGTATCATTTAGGAGCCGCCAAGTACGCTCAAAACCCTTCGGATGGCGATGCCGTCAAGTTGATGGCCAAGGCATATGAGCTGACACCTCACGATGAACCCATTTTAGCTCACGCAGAGTCTGTGCTGGAACAACGGTCCTATTTCGATGGTTGCCGTGGTGCATTCCCGATAAAGTCCCACCATCCTAGTATCCACTGTCGGTACCAAAACGAGCAGTCTGCCTTCTCTAGGCTGGCAACACTGAAACTGGAAATATTAAGCCACGATCCCTATGTGGTGATATATCATGATGTTCTATACGACTCGGAAATGCAGGGTCTGATCGATTCGACACACCGCAGAATGAGCCGATCCATGGTGCAGTACGAAGCCCGTCAGATTGAAATATCAGAGCAGCGCACCTCAAATGAAGCTCCCTTCACTGAGAAGAATGATCCACAGCTGTTGAAGCGTATCAGCGATCGGATCAAAGATATGACCGGCTCTGATATGATGAGGTCTGAGCTCCTTAGTGTGGTACTCTACGATCTGGGCGGGCATCATGATCTCCATGTGGATTATCATGATTTGTATTGG AATCCGCTAGAGTACATGGATCAGACTTTTGGAGATCGAGAAGCATCTGTCATATTCTAT CTTAACGATGTGGCAGATGGAGGCGCAACAGTTTTCCCCAAACTACAATTGGTAATGCAGCCAAAGAAAGGATCTGCCTTGATGTGGCATAATTTAAGAGCATGGGGCGAAGGCGATCCTCGTACGCAACATGCCGCTTGTCCAATTCTGCAGGGATACAAATGGG TGGCCGTTCAGTGGATACTGCAGGGAGCTCGCAACACAATATCCCCCAAAGATGCTCTGGGGTCACGCTCCGCTGCAGTCGACCGTGAAAAACTGTTTTGA